Proteins encoded within one genomic window of Nomia melanderi isolate GNS246 chromosome 8, iyNomMela1, whole genome shotgun sequence:
- the LOC116423909 gene encoding monocarboxylate transporter 9 isoform X3 produces MSRVSLNKSQYSQYGSRRVRKISTTESEYSVEEHARLTGTDGAGDEASPDDEGGSLCEYHNIPPPPDGGYGWVVVFASFMCNMIVDGIAYTFGVFLGEFVKYFDEGKGKTAWVGSLLSGMYLSAGPVVSALTNKYGCRAVCMAGSFLGAAAFVLSTFSTSVNMLMMTYGVMGGIGFGLIYLPAVVCVGYYFETKRSLATGIAVCGSGFGTFAFAPLATMLLETYSWKGANLILAGLILNCAVFGALMRPLEYPKPSSVKPLLQRMAEEKRFQMERGSIGGSFFMVQLPDGSMEKRMKMPINIDPGVHSSFNLDQLVPGTPLTPVPTVPTLPTISEVKVQEHSSSGATSNSGSMDLKNISTKSKSKRNVDDTKDALEKSESEFKPVIPRNASQPAFTTHVQGLPKNGSVPFFDRIRKTSTGERYKPSLSAIKNSRTALNSNGDIRKSLHLRLSTSSVMGSRNNNAEVDDGESITFTTSKSSIPKEKPQIIRPLSRRDIFYSGSVVNLPEYQSQKSLANYRQSIISLPKSVRGDLKDTDVEKAPQQPLCPCLVLPESFKEALATMMDVSLLKNPVFLLIGISNVFGMAGLYVPFVYLVDAAMLDGIESNSASFLLSIIGITNTVGRVACGYIADFPQVDSLLLNNICLIISTISVAATPFCHTYLAYIIMSIFFGIAISGYISLTSIILVDLLGLEKLTNAFGLLILFRGAAAIIGSPLAGAVYDATQSYSISFFMAGFFFFMSTVTSFMAPAMKRCTTPQTQPVILDTLTPIDEDIEEENEDDIPEIVETAPSPQEPPEKEIKQIESVL; encoded by the exons ATGTCGCGCGTGTCGCTCAACAAGTCGCAGTACAGCCAGTACGGCTCGCGTCGCGTGCGGAAGATCAGCACG ACGGAAAGTGAATACTCTGTGGAAGAGCATGCAAGATTAACCGGTACCGATGGAGCTGGTGATGAAGCATCTCCAGACGATGAAGGGGGATCGTTATGCGAATATCATAATATACCACCTCCACCTGATGGTGGATACGGTTGGGTTGTGGTATTTGCATCATTCATGTGTAACATGATAGTGGATGGTATTGCTTATACATTTGGTGTTTTTCTGGGAGAATTTGTTAAGTATTTTGATGAAGGGAAAGGCAAAACTGCATGGGTTGGCTCATTGTTATCCGGCATGTATCTTAGTGCTG gACCTGTTGTCAGTGCTTTAACAAATAAGTATGGATGTAGAGCAGTATGTATGGCTGGAAGTTTTTTAGGTGCAGCGGCATTTGTACTTTCAACATTTTCAACCAGTGTAAATATGCTTATGATGACTTATGGTGTAATGGGAG GAATTGGATTTGGTCTAATATATTTACCAGCAGTAGTTTGCGTAGGTTATTATTTTGAAACCAAAAGATCTCTAGCTACAGGCATTGCTGTATGTGGTTCAGGGTTTGGCACTTTCGCGTTCGCACCTCTTGCAACAATGTTACTAGAAACATATAGTTGGAAAGGAGCAAATTTAATTCTTGCTGGCCTTATTTTAAACTGTGCT GTGTTTGGTGCGCTGATGAGGCCATTAGAATATCCAAAACCGTCATCTGTTAAGCCATTATTGCAAAGAATGGCGGAAGAgaaaagatttcaaatggagCGTGGGAGTATCGGCGGTTCTTTCTTCATGGTACAACTGCCTGATGGATCCATGGAGAAAAGGATGAAGATGCCTATTAACATTGATCCTGGCGTTCATTCTAGTTTTAATTTAGATCAATTAGTGCCTG GAACTCCTTTAACACCAGTTCCAACGGTGCCAACCCTCCCCACTATATCGGAAGTCAAAGTACAAGAGCACTCCTCTAGTGGAGCAACTAGTAATAGTGGCAGTATggatttaaagaatatttctacCAAGTCAAAGAGTAAACGAAACGTCGACGATACCAAAGATGCATTGGAAAAGTCTGAAAGCGAATTCAAACCAGTTATCCCTAGAAATGCTTCGCAGCCTGCTTTTACAACACACGTTCAGGGCTTGCCCAAGAATGGATCTGTACCTTTCTTCGATAGAATTCGCAAAACCAGTACCGGCGAAAGATACAAACCAAGTCTTAGCGCGATTAAGAATTCCAGAACGGCATTGAACTCTAATGGCGATATCAGGAAAAGTTTGCACCTAAGACTTTCGACGAGTAGCGTGATGGGTTCACGGAACAATAATGCGGAAGTGGAT GATGGTGAAAGCATTACTTTTACGACAAGTAAATCTAGTATTCCAAAGGAAAAGCCACAGATTATTCGGCCTTTGTCGAGGAGGGACATTTTTTACAGCGGCAGTGTAGTTAACTTACCAGAATACCAGAGTCAAAAGTCGCTAGCGAATTATCGTCAAAGTATCATTTCTTTACCAAAATCTGTTCGCGGCGATCTTAAAGATACCGACGTCGAAAAAGCCCCTCAAC AACCACTATGTCCTTGTTTGGTGTTGCCCGAGTCGTTTAAAGAAGCTTTGGCAACGATGATGGATGTATCTCTACTGAAGAATccagtatttttattaattggtATCAGTAACGTGTTCGGAATGGCTGGCCTGTATGTTCCCTTCGTGTATTTGGTGGACGCTGCAATGTTAGAT GGAATTGAAAGCAATTCTGCGTCCTTTTTGCTATCCATTATTGGTATCACAAATACCGTGGGACGTGTAGCCTGTGGATATATCGCGGACTTTCCACAGGTTGATTCTTTATTGCTGAACAATATCTGTTTAATTATATCGACGATTTCCGTAGCTGCTACACCATTTTGCCATACCTACTTGGCTTACATAATCATGAGTATATTTTTCGGCATAGCTATAT CTGGATATATTTCCTTGACGTCAATAATTTTGGTAGACCTCTTGGGGTTGGAAAAACTAACGAACGCATTCGGCCTTCTAATTTTATTCAGAGGAGCTGCTGCTATCATTGGTTCACCTTTAGCTGGCGCCGTTTACGACGCGACACAAAGTTACAGCATCTCGTTCTTCATGGCAGGATTCTTTTTCTTCATGAGTACTGTGACCAGTTTTATGGCTCCGGCGATGAAACGGTGCACAACGCCGCAG aCTCAGCCTGTGATATTAGATACATTGACTCCGATCGACGAAGATATCGAAGAAGAGAACGAGGATGATATTCCTGAAATCGTGGAAACTGCGCCATCACCGCAAGAACCACCCGAGAAGGAAATTAAGCAAATAGAGTCTGTTTTATAA
- the LOC116423909 gene encoding monocarboxylate transporter 14 isoform X6 — translation MCNMIVDGIAYTFGVFLGEFVKYFDEGKGKTAWVGSLLSGMYLSAGPVVSALTNKYGCRAVCMAGSFLGAAAFVLSTFSTSVNMLMMTYGVMGGIGFGLIYLPAVVCVGYYFETKRSLATGIAVCGSGFGTFAFAPLATMLLETYSWKGANLILAGLILNCAVFGALMRPLEYPKPSSVKPLLQRMAEEKRFQMERGSIGGSFFMVQLPDGSMEKRMKMPINIDPGVHSSFNLDQLVPGTPLTPVPTVPTLPTISEVKVQEHSSSGATSNSGSMDLKNISTKSKSKRNVDDTKDALEKSESEFKPVIPRNASQPAFTTHVQGLPKNGSVPFFDRIRKTSTGERYKPSLSAIKNSRTALNSNGDIRKSLHLRLSTSSVMGSRNNNAEVDDGESITFTTSKSSIPKEKPQIIRPLSRRDIFYSGSVVNLPEYQSQKSLANYRQSIISLPKSVRGDLKDTDVEKAPQQPLCPCLVLPESFKEALATMMDVSLLKNPVFLLIGISNVFGMAGLYVPFVYLVDAAMLDGIESNSASFLLSIIGITNTVGRVACGYIADFPQVDSLLLNNICLIISTISVAATPFCHTYLAYIIMSIFFGIAISGYISLTSIILVDLLGLEKLTNAFGLLILFRGAAAIIGSPLAGAVYDATQSYSISFFMAGFFFFMSTVTSFMAPAMKRCTTPQTQPVILDTLTPIDEDIEEENEDDIPEIVETAPSPQEPPEKEIKQIESVL, via the exons ATGTGTAACATGATAGTGGATGGTATTGCTTATACATTTGGTGTTTTTCTGGGAGAATTTGTTAAGTATTTTGATGAAGGGAAAGGCAAAACTGCATGGGTTGGCTCATTGTTATCCGGCATGTATCTTAGTGCTG gACCTGTTGTCAGTGCTTTAACAAATAAGTATGGATGTAGAGCAGTATGTATGGCTGGAAGTTTTTTAGGTGCAGCGGCATTTGTACTTTCAACATTTTCAACCAGTGTAAATATGCTTATGATGACTTATGGTGTAATGGGAG GAATTGGATTTGGTCTAATATATTTACCAGCAGTAGTTTGCGTAGGTTATTATTTTGAAACCAAAAGATCTCTAGCTACAGGCATTGCTGTATGTGGTTCAGGGTTTGGCACTTTCGCGTTCGCACCTCTTGCAACAATGTTACTAGAAACATATAGTTGGAAAGGAGCAAATTTAATTCTTGCTGGCCTTATTTTAAACTGTGCT GTGTTTGGTGCGCTGATGAGGCCATTAGAATATCCAAAACCGTCATCTGTTAAGCCATTATTGCAAAGAATGGCGGAAGAgaaaagatttcaaatggagCGTGGGAGTATCGGCGGTTCTTTCTTCATGGTACAACTGCCTGATGGATCCATGGAGAAAAGGATGAAGATGCCTATTAACATTGATCCTGGCGTTCATTCTAGTTTTAATTTAGATCAATTAGTGCCTG GAACTCCTTTAACACCAGTTCCAACGGTGCCAACCCTCCCCACTATATCGGAAGTCAAAGTACAAGAGCACTCCTCTAGTGGAGCAACTAGTAATAGTGGCAGTATggatttaaagaatatttctacCAAGTCAAAGAGTAAACGAAACGTCGACGATACCAAAGATGCATTGGAAAAGTCTGAAAGCGAATTCAAACCAGTTATCCCTAGAAATGCTTCGCAGCCTGCTTTTACAACACACGTTCAGGGCTTGCCCAAGAATGGATCTGTACCTTTCTTCGATAGAATTCGCAAAACCAGTACCGGCGAAAGATACAAACCAAGTCTTAGCGCGATTAAGAATTCCAGAACGGCATTGAACTCTAATGGCGATATCAGGAAAAGTTTGCACCTAAGACTTTCGACGAGTAGCGTGATGGGTTCACGGAACAATAATGCGGAAGTGGAT GATGGTGAAAGCATTACTTTTACGACAAGTAAATCTAGTATTCCAAAGGAAAAGCCACAGATTATTCGGCCTTTGTCGAGGAGGGACATTTTTTACAGCGGCAGTGTAGTTAACTTACCAGAATACCAGAGTCAAAAGTCGCTAGCGAATTATCGTCAAAGTATCATTTCTTTACCAAAATCTGTTCGCGGCGATCTTAAAGATACCGACGTCGAAAAAGCCCCTCAAC AACCACTATGTCCTTGTTTGGTGTTGCCCGAGTCGTTTAAAGAAGCTTTGGCAACGATGATGGATGTATCTCTACTGAAGAATccagtatttttattaattggtATCAGTAACGTGTTCGGAATGGCTGGCCTGTATGTTCCCTTCGTGTATTTGGTGGACGCTGCAATGTTAGAT GGAATTGAAAGCAATTCTGCGTCCTTTTTGCTATCCATTATTGGTATCACAAATACCGTGGGACGTGTAGCCTGTGGATATATCGCGGACTTTCCACAGGTTGATTCTTTATTGCTGAACAATATCTGTTTAATTATATCGACGATTTCCGTAGCTGCTACACCATTTTGCCATACCTACTTGGCTTACATAATCATGAGTATATTTTTCGGCATAGCTATAT CTGGATATATTTCCTTGACGTCAATAATTTTGGTAGACCTCTTGGGGTTGGAAAAACTAACGAACGCATTCGGCCTTCTAATTTTATTCAGAGGAGCTGCTGCTATCATTGGTTCACCTTTAGCTGGCGCCGTTTACGACGCGACACAAAGTTACAGCATCTCGTTCTTCATGGCAGGATTCTTTTTCTTCATGAGTACTGTGACCAGTTTTATGGCTCCGGCGATGAAACGGTGCACAACGCCGCAG aCTCAGCCTGTGATATTAGATACATTGACTCCGATCGACGAAGATATCGAAGAAGAGAACGAGGATGATATTCCTGAAATCGTGGAAACTGCGCCATCACCGCAAGAACCACCCGAGAAGGAAATTAAGCAAATAGAGTCTGTTTTATAA